CACAAATAATTGCCCATCCGTCTTACCATTGGTTGGATCGATGCTCTAACCGGCAAAGTCATCGGGGAAGAAGCTGAACTGGCAGGGGAGCTCGTCAAGGTGTCCCGCCAATAAATGACGTAACAGCGGATTTGCTCTCGCAGCAATATCGGCTGTTTTTTGGTGCGCCTAGCATGGGCGTCGTTGTTCACTGAAAAGTCCAGTCCTAGTATTTCAAGGCACCGAATGATTTGGATGATATAGTTTATTCCTATTAACATTATTAATACTATATATTAGTCCAATAGAGGAAGTGGCCTTATTATGTAATTAAACTGCGGACGTCTAAATTTCGGTTTTGCAGAGGCAACATAATAGGGGAGGAACGATATCATGTCGATTTATGATTTTCAAGTCACCTCAATTAATGGAAAGCTGGTTGAATTGTCAGCTTACCGAGGGAAAGTTCTCCTCATAGTCAACACTGCCAGTAGGTGCAGCTATTCTCGTCAATTCGCTGGTCTTCAAAAGCTTTATGAAAGTTACCATGAGCAGGGGTTTGAAATACTTGGGTTTCCTTGTAACCAATTCAACGAGAAAGAGCCAGGGAACAACTCGGAAGTGCGGGAATATTGTGAGAGCAACTTTGGAGTGACCTTTCCGTTATTTGAGAAAATGGAGGTTAGAGGTCAGACTGCTCATCCATTATTTCAATTTTTAACAGAGCAAGCGCCATTTCAAGGTTTCGATACTCAGACCTCGGACGGTCAATGGATGCAGAGCTTTCTGCAAGAAAAGTATCCTGACATATACGCTGGTGTTGAGATCAAGTGGAATTTCACAAAGTTTTTGATCGAACGGAACGGTCATGTATACGGAAGATACGAAACAACGACGGAACCATTGGAAATAGTGCCAGTAATTAAATCACTGCTTTTAAAGTAAATGAATATTTTCGGCCATTCAATTAAACATCCCTGTAAAGGCTAAGAAATGGCCTTTGCCAAAAAAAGAAGAACTAACGAAGACGTTAGTTCATTCATAGGCCGAAACAGCAGCGGTAGTCTAAGACTTTATTTTTCACATCTTAGTCCGCCGCTGTTTCTTTTATTGAACCGGTCTTAAACTTATTTTGCGAAGGCTGCCGAATATATATTTGAAAAACCGCGTTAGATCAATAACCCCAGACTAAAACGTTATTTTCATTACACGAGTACACTTGTGTTGATATGCTGTTCAAACAAGTCTTGTAGCGTAAGTGCGACGGGTCCTGGCTGTCCGTTTCCGACAGCGACGCCATCTACCGAGATGAGCGGCATGATTTCCGCGGTCGTGCTGGTGAGGAATATTTCATTGGCTTGCTTCAAGAAAGCAATGTCGAATGCTTCTTCATGGACAGTGATGCCATTGTCTCGAGCCAAATCAATGACCACTTGCCGAGTAATTCCGTGCAGGATCAGATTGTCAGCCGGATGCGTATACAGCTCGCCATTTTTCACGACGAACAAATTGGAAGAGCTGCACTCTGTGATGATGCCGTTGCGGTGCAAAATTGATTCTTGGGCACCTGCATCCTTTGCGTATTGTTTGACGAGAACAGCTCCCAGCAAATTGAGCGTTTTGATATCGCAACGCAGCCAGCGAATATCTTCGACGAGCTGAGCTGTCCAGCCTTTCTTCATATCAGCAACAGGGCGGTCCTTGCGACGGACAAAGCCCATAATCACAGGCTGGATTCCAGACGGAATATCGTGTACACGCGGAGCGGTGCCACGAGATACTTGCAAGTAAAGACTGGCGTCGTCATTCTCCGTGATGTTGTTCTTGGCGATTAGCTGATTTGCTAAGTCTGTCAGCTCTTCTGCGTTCCATGGGAGCTCCATTTTTATTTCTTTGGCACTCCGAAATAATCGGGTAAGATGACCATCCCATTGGTACATGCGCCCCTTATAAATGCGTACTACTTCATAGATGCCATCCCCAAAGTTATAACCGCGGTCTTCTGGATGAACTGCGACTTGGCCTTCTTCTACCCATTTTCCATCTACATATAGCATGGTGCTTCCCCCTCAATGGATTCCAATCCGTTTCTTTCAAACGGTTTTTTGTTGATTCCACCTTAGCAAAAGGCAAGGACATCGGTCAATTTGAAAGTCGCCTTTTCTTTATCAATAATTTTACGGAGTAAAGCCTCTTTCTATTAAGAATTCATATGGAAGGAAGTCATGCGAAAAATCGACGTTTTGGGCAGAAGAAAGCGAAAGCTGTCCAGGGATGGCGCAGGATGAAGTTATTTGACTAACTATTCTGACTAGACTCGGTTTGTCGTAAACACCCATAATAAATAGCAAAGAGCGAAGGAAAGGGAGAATGCCATGCGATCTGTCCGTCATTATGCGCTATGTGCCCTGCTTGTCTGTGGAACGATATTGCCGATACCTTTCCTTTCCCATCGTGTTCATGCAGAAGAAGCTCAAGATTGGATCGATCGTGAACGCTTGTACAGCCATGTCGAGCAATTGGCGAGAACAGCCCGTCCACCTGCTACTGAAACGGAATTTGCGGCAGCGGTCTATGTGGAAAATACACTTCAATCTTACGGCTATAAGACCAAGCTCGATCCATTTTCTTATTATACGTACCGAAATCCTACTACTCTATCACTGACAATGGAAGAATGGCCGGGTCAAAAATGGACAGTAAGTGGATTTACTTTTGGGATCAATGGAACCGCAACAGCACAAGTGGTGGATGCAGGATTGGGAAGGGCGGTTGATTTTGCGAATGATGCCTCCCGGGGAAAAATTGCCTTGGTCAAGCGGGGCGATATTTCGTTCGGAGAAAAAGTACGCCAAGCAGCGGCTGCAGGAGCCGTTGGTCTGATTATCTGGAATGATCGGGAGGAAGGTTGGAATGCTTCACTGGGCGAACCCTTGGATATCGCTGTTCCTGTAATCGCTTTGTCCAAAGCGGATGGTACGAAGCTCCAAAAACGCATCTTGGACAAGCAGCCCGTGAAGGGAACCGTCAAGGTAGAAGGAGCCGTAACGACCAAGCAAACCTCGTATAATATCGTGGCAAGCCGAAAGCCTAATCAAAATGACACCGGGCAGGTCGTTATGGTATCCGCTCACCATGATTCCGCCGGGTTATCAGCCGGGGCAAATCACAATGGCTCTGGTGTAGCTGCCTTACTTGAGATAGCGCGTAATATCGCTGACAAGCCGATTGATACGGAAGTGAGGTTCGTTAGCTTTGGCGCGGCTACTTCGGGAAGCAGAGGTCCGATTGCTTATGCAAATGCCTTATCAGCCAAAGACCGACAAGCTATGATTGCAGCCTTTTATATCGAAGGGGTGGGCAGTCAAAAGGCGGAACTCGTTGCAACCAATTCGCAGGGAAACGAAAATCTGCCAACCCAACTCCTGAGAGCAGCAGGGGTGTCTCCAACAGATAAGGATGGGAAACGTGAACGAAACGGTGCAGCGGACTCTTTAGCCGCCGCGGGTATTCCTACGGCACTTGTGACGAGTGCAGGGATGGGACAAACAACAGATGACTCCATCGCGCAGATTGATTGGGCACAAATCGCAACGGCGACAAAGGCGGTTCTTTCAGCGATTGACAAAATTACAGAGCAAACAACGCCAGCTTATCCGATCGGTTCTCCAAATGGGGGACAGCGGAGAGCGGAAAGTGAGTCTTTGCAGTAAACAGTAAACGTTTCCTTCGGGGGACGTTTTTCGTTTGTGGTAAAATGAGGGAGAGTAACCATGTATAGAGGAGGCCTACATGACGATGAGTCCTTTAAATATTTTGGTGTTTATTCTTTTTTTCTTGGTAGTGGTCGGAATATTGAATTGGCTCCTATAATGGCGAAAAAAAGTGGCCAAGATTCTGTCTTGACCACAGGAGCTACGAGTAAACAATCCATGTCAATTTTGGTGCTTCCAAACGTACCAGCCCATTAAGAACATGCCGCAATAGGTCGCTGCACTGGCGATTGCAGACATACTCCACGGAACAACGAGTGTAAGGACAGAGAATACAAAGACGGTAAGCAGCATGACGACAATGAGTGGCAGCATTTGTAGATGTTGACGTGTCGCAATTGGATGTGTCAACGAATAGAGGAGGGCTGCGACAATGACTCCACCATGCACGAGTGAGAGGATAGCGAGAAGCCAATCGCCACCCGGTATCATTTGCACCAATATTTGTTTGATAGGCAATACAGAGGCGTGGGCATCATGCCAGTGGGCAAGAAGGATAGCTTGACCTGACATCGTGAACAAAAGAAAGATTCCAGCTCCGATCATTGCGCCCATCCGAACAGATTGCTCATGGGACGCATGTACTGCCAATGGTAGGGTCGTGGCCAAGCCGATGAGAAAATGCAAGGCAAGGAAAAATACGGCGTGAATCAGCCAGTTCACGTTCATTTGATAACCCAAGCTCGGTAGAGGCACATGGGATTGTGCACTGAAAATCAATCCGAATAATACTAAACCGATGGATAGAGATACGGCTGTTGCAGTGACAATCCATCTCCGACGATTTATGATAAAGAAGATGGCTGCAATGGTCAGAAGGATGAACCAAAGAGGAGAGACCCCCTCCAAGAGGAAATCTGCCTGTTGGCCAAGCATGACTCCTGTATACCCCAATAGCAGAATGTGGGTGATGACAGATAGGCTAGAAGCGAACGCTTCGCCACACAATACGTAGTACAGCTCGTACAGGGAGCGAATTTGCTTGCGATGGCAAAAGGTCAACAGCTGGACGCCGAACCAGCCGAGGCCAAGAGCCGCAAGTGCAATGCCTATTGTCCCCCAGGAACCGAAATAAGTAAAAAAGCGTAACCATTCATATCCACCCAAGTAGAATCCGCCTAACGCAGACCCTCCAAAAAGCACGGCGATACGCCAAGCGACTTTGTCCATAGGCATCATCCTCACTTGCAACTTGGTACAAGTGTATGAGACAAACAGGTACGTTCAGAACAGATGATATTAAATAAACATAAATGTTTACAAATTATACTTAATGGAATATAATGAGGAACATACCAGTATTTAGATTATCGATGGGGTGAAACCATGAAAATTGTAGGAATAGCCGGAAGCATGAATGCCAATTCTACGACAAAACAAGCGATTCATATTGTACTTGAAGCCGCGAAGGCTGCAGGTGCCGATGTTGAAATGATTCATCTGGCGGACTGGAAGCTGCCACTGTATGATGACCGTGATGATACCAGTACGTACCCTGAAATTGTCCATCAATTTGTCAAAGCGGTTTCTGAAGCAGATGGATTGGTAATCGGTTCGCCTGAATACCATGGCACGATGACAGGTGCTTTGAAAAATGCCATTGACTTCCTGGAAGGGCGCATTTTGCGTGATAAGCAAGTTGCCATCATTGGTGTCGCTGGCGGAAGTATGGGTGCTACGAACACGGTCAACACCTTGCAATTAATCATGCGCAACCTGCATGCATGGCCGTTGCCATCTAGCCCTTCCATCCCAAGTGCTTACAATGCCTTTACACCAGAAGGCAAGCTGAAGGATGAGCGATTGCAGGCGCGCATGGAGCAATTGGGTCAACAACTCGTACAATATGTCCAAATGATGAACCCAACACCAGAAAAACAGCTACGATAGGTACTTTTCTCTTGCAAATGCTTCTCATTACACGGTATCATATTTCTACGTGCCTTTTTTGGCTAGATGAAATAACGGTTTGGAAATGAGGGGTTCACAATGCCGCCGACGCCGAGTATGGAAGACTATTTGGAACGCATTTACAACTTAATTGAAGAAAAGGGCTATGCTCGTGTCTCCGATATTGCTGAAGCGTTGGAAGTACATCCCTCTTCGGTCACGAAAATGGTTCAGAAACTAGACAAAGACAAGTATCTCGTTTATGAAAAATACCGTGGGCTTGTCTTGACGGCAAAAGGGAAGAAAATCGGAAAACGCCTAGTAGACCGTCACAGTCTTCTGGAAGAATTTATGCGGATCATTGGCTTGGATGAAGAGCACATTTATCAGGATGTGGAAGGAATCGAGCACCACCTGAGCTGGGAATCGATTACATGTCTGGAGTATCTGGTTCAGTACTTCGAGGCAGATCCAAAGCGTATAGAAGAGCTTCGTAACATTCGTTTGTTAGATGAGCAAAAAGAGGAATAGTCCATATCGTTATCGTATTATAGCGCAAGCCGACCAGGCTTGCGTTTTTCTTTGTGGTAACGGAAAAGCTGTCGTCTTATACATGGAAAAGGGGAGGAATTTTAGGGAGGGGAACAACGTGAAAGCGGATGCAGTCTTTGAAGGTGGCGGTGTAAAAGGAATCGCTTTTATCGGTGCCTTGCGAGTCATGGAGGAGAATGGATACACATGGGAAAGGCTCGCTGGTACCTCGGCAGGGTCCATTGTTGCGGCTTTGCTCGCCGCAGGCTATTCCAGCCATGAGTTGAAACCGATCTTTGAAGAGCTGGATTACCTTCACTTTCTCAAACGCTCAGGGCTGGGCAAGCTCCCTCTCATCGGACCAATCTATGAACTCGTCGTGCGAGAAGGGATTTATCGAGCAGATCGAATTGAGTTGTTCATAGAGGAGTTGTTATTACGAAAAGGAGTACGAACATTCGGAGATCTTCCACCTGGTAAGCTGAAGATTGTCGCATCTGATGTCACTGACGGAAAAATGCTTATCTTTCCCGACGATTTGGTACGGTATGGTATAGAGCCCGATCAATTCCCTGTGGCACGAGCCGTTCGTATGTCTTCCTCCATTCCGTTTTTTTTTCAGCCAGCAAAGCTGACAAATGCTGGACATGTACATTACATCGTCGATGGCGCATTATTGAGCAACTACCCCGTTTGGTTGTTTGATGTACCGGGGACTCCGCGGTGGCCTACGATTGGTTTTCGTCTGAGTGATGATCAAGACAAGAGAGAAGCGACCAGCATCAAAGGTCTTTTTTCCTTCTCCCGGGGATTGCTGGCGACTATGCTCGATGCTCATGACCGTCTCCATGTGGAAAAGGCAAAAGCCGTCCGGACGATTTTTATCCATACATTAGGGGTGAGAACCACTCAATTTCAGCTGTCAAATGAAATCAGGCAACAATTGTTTGAATCAGGGGAGGGAGCGGCTCACAAATTTTTGGCACAATGGGATTTTGAAGATTACGTCAAAGTGTTTCGCAATCGTTCTCCGAAAATGCTGGTCTAATAAAAAACAGGTTGCCGATTCAGGCAACCTGTTCTTCTTTTTAGTGGGAGATATTATTTTGGGATTTTTCGTCTTGCTTCTCTTTTTGCTTCCCTTTGCTGCCTTCGATCACACGAAACGGATGATCTTTTCTAGGGGTAGTCGACTGCTTTTTCACTGCTTGCCGAGCGATGGAGGGCTTTTGCTTCACCTTGACCTTTGGCTGTCTAGGTTTGCCCGCTCCTGCGCCTTGTGAAAAGAAGGAGCCGGTTTGTAAATAGTTGCGCACGACCAAGAAAAGTACAACGGATAATCCCAAGATGACAATCGTACTGACAGGATCATTGATGAGAGTGATCAAAAATCCGTAAATCGCCAATACGATCACTATCAGAATCACTGGTGGAATGCGGCGTAACATAGGGCTTCACCTCTATGGGAATAAAAATGCCTCACGTTATCCGGTCGTAATCATTCTTTCCTGCACGTGCTTCTGATCAAGCTCCCGCATCTTCTGGAAGGAAGCGATGGCTACCTCGACTTGGCTGTCATCTGGTTCACGAGTTGTGATCTTTTGCAGCCACAATCCTGGATAACCAAGATAACGTAGGACGGGTACATCACGGAGCTTGTTTGTCCACTGCAAAACCTCATAAGAGACGCCGATTACCAGTGGCAAAAGAACAATGCGTTGTACGACCCTCTCCGTCAGGGAGTCATAACTGAACAGTGAGTAAATCACTACACCGACGAACACTGAGAAAATGAGAAAACTGCTCCCGCAACGATAATGCAGAGCGGAAAATTTTTGTACATTGGCTACTGTTAATTCTACCCCGGATTCGAATGCGTTAATCACTTTATGCTCGGCTCCGTGGTATTGAAAAAGCCTTTTAATCAACGGAGTTTGTGCAATCGCTGTAATGTAGCCGAGGAGGAGCAAAATTTTAAATCCGCCTTCAGCCAACGTTTGAGGAACGCCATCCGGTACCCATTTTCCGAGTAAAAAGTCTGCCAGGAAAACGGGAACGAGTGTGAATACGAATTTCCCGAACAAGAAGGAAAGTACCCCGACGACAGCAACACCTAGAATCATGGTGAGCTTCGATGGACTTTCAGAAACTTCTTCTCCAGACTCCATACTGTATTGTTCAGAGGCGAAGTTGAGATGTTTGGCCCCATTGGCGCTGGCTTCGACCAAACCAACAATCCCACGCAAAAACGGAATCTTTTTCAGCGTAGTAATCCATTTATATTCGGACCTAGGGGATTCAAAATACTCAATTTCATGATTTTTTTTGCGAACAGCCGTAACAGTCGTGGTTTTGCCACCGAACATAACTCCTTCGATGACGGCCTGACCGCCGTAGCTAGGTACGTTTTGTTGCGCCAATACAATCACCATCCTTACCACTATATTAACGGAAATGGCGACTTGAAGCTACAAGGAGTTCGCACTTTTCCAACAAATGTAAAGTGAAAGTGAAAAGCTTGGAGGAAGAGCATACTAGAGAACAGAGGTGATGGAAATGGAAATAAGCAAAACAGGACGGAGGCACAAGCAAGCACGCGTATCCCATACAGAGGAAGGAAGGAAAGGGAGTAAAAGAATCTCCGCTTCGAAGATTTTGGAGGTTGCATTCTGGGGAACGATCATTTGGGGGCTCGTTCGATGGATTGCTCACTTTTTGAACATGACCCCGTACGGAGTGGGGGCGTTTGCACGTCCTTTTATCAGCATCGAGGACGAAAATACGTTTGCGAGCGTGTGCCTTGGTGGTATTGTGCTGTTTGTTGAAACAGTCGTTGCTTCCTTTGTGTTTAGCCTGCTATTTAGCCGGATCCGTGCGTGGTGGTTGGGACTCGTATACGGGGCGGTCATGTTAGTGATAGCGGGTTTCTTCTTTCATATCGGAAATTGGGAAATAGCCACCTTAAGTACGGAAGGCGCTTGGTATTTGACGTTTGGTTTATTCATTGGGATGACAATTATGCTTGAACAATCAGACGAGAATCATGCATGGAATGAGTCCACAAGGTAGGAGGATTTCTCCGTTCCTTGTCAAAATGGATGTAACAATGTTCGAAATGTTGCTTTAGCGATTGTCTGCTTTGGATTCAGAACGGCTTGTGGTAAAATGTTTCATTAATAAAAAAACTTTTATGGGAAGAGGGATGGTCGATGACTTCCGTCTTGTTACTGAACGGGCCCAACCTGAATTTATTGGGGACAAGGGAACCGGATGTTTACGGAAGGGAAACGCTGGAGGATGTGGTGACAACCTTGAAGGGTGTCATGGATGAGTTGGGTGGAAAGCTTGAGCATCTCCAATCGAATCACGAAGGTGTCCTCATCGACGCGATTCATCAGGCGAGAGGCGTCCATGACGGCATCTTGATCAATCCAGGGGCATTCACCCATTACAGCTATGCGATCCGAGACGCATTGGCTAGCGTGGCTCTGCCGACGATTGAAGTACATATTTCCAATATTCATGCACGGGAACCATTTCGACATCACTCGGTCATCGCACCAATCGCGATTGGACAAGTTGTCGGGTTGGGGATCGATGGATATGAATGGGCGTTACGAGCGCTCGTCCGTAAAATTAAAAAAAAATAAAAGCTTTCAAAAAGGGGAAAAGGCTGCTATGAAACAACGTCTGGATAAATTGCGCGAAGCACTTGCACAAGTGGGAGCAGAGGCGTTTATTACCGAAAAAGCAGAGAATCGCTTCTACTTGAGTGGTTTCACCGGATCAACGGGATGGGTAATTGTCACTGAAACAGAGGCGTTTCTCGTCACTGACTTCCGCTATGTGGAACAAGCGCAAGAACAAGCACCTGATTTTACGGTGGTAAATAACGAGAGAAAAGCTGTTGAAGCGATGGCAAAGCTCCTGCAAGAAAAAGGGATCAAGCGTTTGGCATTCGAGAGCAGCGTGTCCTTTGGCACCTATCAGGAATGGAACAAAGGATTTGACGGAGTAGAGCTGGTGTCAACAAGCGGACTGCTTGAAAAAATCCGCATGTTTAAAGACGAATCCGAGATGGTTATCATTCGTGAAGCAGTTCGCATCGCGGAAGCAGCATTTACGCATATTCAAGGGTACATCAAGCCAGGTGTGTGTGAATCCGATGTTGCCTTGGAATTGGAATACTTCATGCGCAAGCAAGGAGCGTCAGGCTCTGCATTTGATATGATCGTAGCCTCAGGTGTGCGCGGTGCTCTGCCACATGGACGTGCGTCCGGGAAAGTGATTCAGGCAGGGGAAATGGTTACGCTCGACTTTGGTGCTGCATATCAGGGCTATCATTCTGATATCACACGCACGTTGTCTGTGGGAGAGCCAGACCCGAAAATGCGTGAAATCTACGAAATTGTTTTGCGAGCCCAGCTCGCAGGTTTAGAAGCACTGAAGCCAGGTGTCTCCGCAAAAGACGCTGACGCAGCAACAAGAGATATCATCACAGCAGCAGGCTATGGTGACGCATATGGACATAGCGCGGGTCATGGTCTCGGACTGGAAGTTCACGAGCTGCCAGGGCTGTCGACTGTAAGTACGTTCGTATTGGAGCCAGGTATGCTCGTAACGATGGAGCCAGGCATTTACGTCACAGGACTTGGTGGCGTTCGGATCGAAGACGATGTGTGGATTACAGCTGACGGTCATGAGAACCTGAACAAGTCCACGAAAGAGTTGCTCATTTTGCCTGTGTAATTTATACTTATTCTGTTATTGATTGATTTGGGAGGACTACCATGATCTCTGTAAACGATTTTCGTACCGGTTTGACAATCGAAGTGGATGGCAATATTTATACCGTGCTAGAATTCCAACACGTAAAACCAGGTAAAGGTGCGGCTTTCGTTCGCTCCAAACTGCGCAACCTGCGTAACGGCAACACGACGGAAATGACTTTCCGTGGCGGTGAAAAAGTTAACCCTGCCCGCATCGAATCCAGCACCATGCAATACCTGTATGCGAGCGGAGACGAGTACACTTTCATGAATACCGAGACTTATGAGCAAATGACGTTCACCCGCAACCAAATCGAGCGTGAACTGCGTTTCCTCAAGGAAAACATGAACGTGCAAATCATGCAGTACAACGGCGAAACAATCGGTATTCAATTGCCAAATACGGTTGAACTCGTTGTAACAGAATGTGAGCCAGGTGTAAAAGGTGACACTGCTTCCAACGTAACAAAGAAAGCAACCTTGGAAACTGGTTTCGTAGTAAACGTTCCTCTCTTCGTAGAAGAAGGAGAGCGTTTGATCATCGATACTCGTACGGAAGCATACGTTTCCCGCGCGTAAAAGTACAGATTACAAGAAAAAGCTGTGCCCATATGGGTGCAGCTTTTTTTATTTCCTTCTCCGATTGAAGTGGTATTGTAAAAATTATGCAATTGCACTACATTAATTGTACGAAGAAATAGAAAGTGGAGGGGGATGGCTTTGAGAACGGAACAAGAAATGATGAGCATGCTGATTGATTTCGCTAAAAAGGATGATCGAATCCGCTTGGTAACATTGGAAGGGTCACGCACGAACAGAAATATACCCGCTGATCCATTCCAAGATTATGATATTTCATATTTTGTAACTGAAATGGATTCATTCAAGGAAAATGATGAATGGCTCGATGCTTTTGGGAATCGGATTATGATGCAAAAACCAGAGGATATGGAGCTTTTTCCGTCCGAGCTAGGAAATTGGTTTTCCTATCTGATGCTATTTGAGGATGGGAATAAAGTAGATCTCACACTGATTCCGATAGACGAGACGGAGCAGTATTTCGCAGATAGCGACGGCCTTATTGAGGTTTTGCTGGATAAGGACGAGCTTATCCAACACGATGTGCTCCCTTCCGATCACCAATATTGGATCAAGAAACCAACTGCTAGAGAGTTTGACGACTGCTGCAACGAATTTTGGATGGTCTCTACTTACGTTGTCAAAGGTTTGGCGAGAAAAGAAATCCTGTTTGCGATTGACCATCTCAACGAAATCGCCCGACCGAATTTGCTCCGCATGATGGCTTGGCAAATCGGATGTGAGAAAGGGTTTACCTTTAGTGTCGGTAAAAACTACAAATTTATCGATCGCTATCTTCCAAAAGAAGATTGGGAAG
This genomic stretch from Brevibacillus brevis harbors:
- the ant(6) gene encoding aminoglycoside 6-adenylyltransferase, with the protein product MRTEQEMMSMLIDFAKKDDRIRLVTLEGSRTNRNIPADPFQDYDISYFVTEMDSFKENDEWLDAFGNRIMMQKPEDMELFPSELGNWFSYLMLFEDGNKVDLTLIPIDETEQYFADSDGLIEVLLDKDELIQHDVLPSDHQYWIKKPTAREFDDCCNEFWMVSTYVVKGLARKEILFAIDHLNEIARPNLLRMMAWQIGCEKGFTFSVGKNYKFIDRYLPKEDWEALLSSYNENGYPQMWESLFMCYALFRKYSKAVADSLGYPYPDYDEAITKYAENIYHSWK